In Synechocystis sp. PCC 6714, the following are encoded in one genomic region:
- a CDS encoding heme-binding protein has product MLKSTFAPLLTAISLTGLTLPALALEETPVLSSDIAIKAAQSAIAACRQEGYGVTATVVNPEGNVLVVIRSDGALVHTVQTSFNKAYSAVTLATNHNLDSTSGILASMQAKGAQGVGTWPMPADPLTGITLFPGGVRLLSQGKVVGGLGVSGTPVGMTDEGCAIKGRDAILPDLR; this is encoded by the coding sequence ATGCTCAAATCCACTTTTGCTCCGTTGTTAACCGCCATTTCTTTAACTGGTTTAACCCTACCGGCCTTGGCTCTAGAAGAAACCCCCGTTTTATCGTCGGACATTGCCATTAAAGCAGCCCAGTCGGCGATCGCCGCTTGTCGTCAGGAAGGTTATGGAGTTACCGCTACGGTGGTCAACCCCGAAGGCAATGTCTTGGTGGTCATTCGTAGTGATGGAGCTTTGGTACATACAGTACAAACTTCATTTAACAAAGCCTATTCTGCTGTTACTTTAGCCACCAACCATAATCTGGACAGTACTTCCGGCATTCTGGCATCAATGCAGGCTAAGGGAGCCCAGGGTGTGGGGACATGGCCTATGCCCGCCGATCCCCTCACGGGCATTACTCTTTTTCCCGGCGGAGTACGCTTACTTTCCCAGGGCAAAGTGGTAGGGGGTTTGGGGGTTTCCGGCACTCCCGTTGGTATGACGGATGAAGGTTGTGCCATCAAAGGTCGGGATGCCATATTACCGGATTTGCGTTAA